Proteins from a genomic interval of Quercus robur chromosome 9, dhQueRobu3.1, whole genome shotgun sequence:
- the LOC126699372 gene encoding uncharacterized protein LOC126699372, whose translation MSGFGNPQLYRPHDVFTAMGRCWVLEDEFSYPINPNLRNSAYVHNTMRQEWAWLFREQQMFYDELVGFKLPVPRRLASQMPRDSIDEFRKALNRIREENNRMKIRLNRYRTQVEIRESVQEGWYEHAQFMQSLLADPIYQSDVEMSDEE comes from the coding sequence ATGTCTGGTTTTGGCAACCCACAACTCTATAGGCCTCATGATGTGTTCACTGCTATGGGTCGTTGTTgggtattggaagatgagttcAGCTATCCAATCAATCCGAATTTGCGAAATAGTGCTTACGTTCACAATACCATGAGACAGGAGTGGGCTTGGTTATTTCGTGAAcaacaaatgttttatgatgagttggttgGTTTTAAGTTGCCAGTGCCTCGGCGACTCGCATCACAAATGCCCAGAGACAGCATCGACGAATTTCGTAAAGCATTGAAccgcataagagaagaaaataatcgaatgaaGATACGTCTTAATCGATATCGAACCCAAGTCGAGATTCGAGAGTCAGTGCAGGAAGGGTGGTACGAGCATGCACAGttcatgcaatcacttcttgctgatcccatttatcagtcaGACGTGGAGATGTCAGATGAAGAGTAA